TCCTTCGAGTTTTTGGAGAACCTGTTGGATTGCACGGGGGTCTTCTTCAGCCAATTTTACGTTCAAATCATAGCCAAGTGCCTTGTAGAGGAGTAACAAGTCAGCCATTTTTTCTTTTGTAGGGCCTTCGTGGATTCGGTACATTCCAGAGGCTCCAAGTTTTTTGTGTGCGGCAGAAATATGTTTAGCAACTTCTTTGTTTGCAAGAAGCATTAAGTCTTCAATAAGTCGGTGTGCTTCAAAACGAGTTTTTTTCTCAACTCGAAGCGGGCTACCATTTTCATCGAGTATAAACTTAACTTCTTCAGTATCGAAATCGATTGCACCTTCACGCATTTTTTGTTCACGAAGTTTGCGGGTGATGCGAGAAAGTACCCCCATTTCTTCAGCAAATTGTCCGGCCTGGTTTACGATCACTTCTTGCGCATCTTCATAGCTGTAGCGGTGCTTTGAGACAATTGCAGTTCGTCCAAACCAGCGAGAGAAAATCTCTCCATTTTCATTCATCTCAAATACTGCAGAAAATGCCCGGCGTTCTTCGTATGGATTCAAGCTACAGAGGTCATTTGAAAGTACCTCAGGAAGCATGGGGATTACACGGTCAACCAAATATACAGATGTAGCGCGCTTCTGTGCTTCGTCATCAAGTGCAGTGCCAGAGCGCACGAAGAATGATACGTCCGCAATGTGAATTCCGATAATATAGCGAGCTTCACCGCTTGGATTTTGTTCACTTTTTCCTACTGGTAATTTTTCAACTGAAATAGCATCATCAAAGTCCTTGGCGTCCTTGGGGTCGATGGTAAATGTGACAGCTTTTGTAAAATCTCGTCGTGTTTTACGCTCACTCTCGGGAATTGTTCGTTCTTCTGCGTTAATTTTTGCAGCGTCACGTTCAACAGCAGGAGGGAAGATTGCCTGGATGCCTTTGTCGATCATCAAAGACTGAATTTCAGCGTTATGGTCACCTTTGTTTCCAATAACTTGGATGATTTCACACATCGGTGGTTGCATTCCGTTCTCCCATTTTGTAATTCGGGCAATAACTTTTTTGCCAAGCGCAATATCTTCTGTTGGATAAAAGAATGTGTAAATACGTTTGTCGTCGGCAACGAAAATTTTCTTCCCTTCGTATTCTTTGGTGTATCCGACGTGCTGTATTCGTGCTCTTTGAATAATGCTTTTGACTTGAGCAAAGCGTTCCATTACTTTCGGGCTTCTTTTTTGTGGGACAGGTGAACCCGGTTCTAATTGGTACTCAATAACGTCCCCAGGGAGGGCAGTGTTAACAAATTCTGGCATGACAGTGATGCGTACTGCGTCGTTTGCTTGAAATAGCTTTCCTTTAGGTATTTCAGCACCGTCTTCAATTGGAATAATGCGGCCGTAGCCCTTGTTTATGGTAGTTATAACTCCTCTCATTGGACTACTCTAACAGACATGGTTAATTAAGGGAATCTGTGGCATAGTAGGCACGGGTATTTGTTCATTCTTTTTTTACTGAGTTGTGTAAAACCACAGAAGGGAGACGTATGGCTGTTTCAGAAACCACACAAGGATGTCGTGGAATCATTACTGCTGAGTCTCGTGATGTCTTGGCGCTACTTTCCAATCCGGCATGGAGAATTCACCCCGCACTTGTCGAGTATCTCATGCGGGAGCATACACGAGGTGTGTTCCATCAAGAGCCACTGGTAGCTCATTGTGTTCCATACGATCGGTGTATGTTTCGGGGCACAACTGTAGATACTTCAAACCTGTACTTTGTGATCGATGGCATATGTTACCGGTCTCCAAGGAATGTGTTTGAGGTTTTGTTGGGGGCGATGAGTTTTTCGCTACAAGGTCGTCCATGTGTCGCACTCGGTCCTGTAATTGAAACTTCCACTTGTGTCGGCATGCCAACTGAAGCATACATGCCAATGTTTTGTTCATCTGATGGACAAAGGACTGAGATAGGTCTTGTGACCCACCGTCGTAGTCGAAATCGATTTCATATGGAAGGAGGGCAATTTCTTGCGTTTGAAGTCTCATAACACCACCCTCCGTTTCTCAGCAGTTACTCGTCACACTCATTCTCCACCATTGCCGCCTATAGGACTCCCTAAGGCGGCTTTCTTTTGACTGAATCATAGAAATACTGTAGTATGCGCTCCATGCTGAAAATAAGACTTCAAAGGACTGGCCGAAAGCACGAACCTACCTTTCGCGTGGTGTTAACTGAATCAACTAATAGCACCAAGAGCGGACGATACCAGGAAGTGCTTGGATCACATGATCCTCGTCACCCTGACGCAACGGTTCTTAAGGAGGATCGTATTAAGCATTGGATTGGACAGGGTGCCCAGGTTTCTGGAACTCTTCACAACATGCTTGTTTCTAAAGGCGTTATTGCTGGAAAGAAAATTAACGTTCTCCCTAAGAAGCGCCCTATCGTAAAGGAGGGAGCTGAAGCTGCTGCACCTGCACCAGTCGCTCCTGTTGCCGCTGAGCCTGAAACTCCTGCTGCTGAATAATTTAAAAACAGTGGAAAAGCTGCCACCACGTGGCATCTTTTTGCTATACTAATTAGTGCAGTTCTCTGCATTACCCATAAACCGCAACCATATGAACCCAGATCAGCAATTTCTTGAGCAGGTAGTGAAGGCACTTGTAGATAACCCAGGAGATGTAAAAATTGACCGCACAGTTGATGAAATGGGAGTACTTCTCACACTTTCCGTAAACCCTGGAGATATGGGAAAGATTATTGGCCGGGCTGGTAATACCGCCAAAGCCATCCGTACACTCCTGCGTGTGGTAGGTATGAAAGGCAATGCACGAGTAAACCTCAAGATTAACGAACCAGAAGGTGGTTCACGTGAACATACTATGAAAAGTGTGGATGATGCAGTTTCTGACTTGGGAATGTAAATAACCTTACATGTTTGAAAAGGGCACCCTCTGGTGCCCTTTTCTTTTTATAAAAATGTGTTATAATATATATAGAGTACGTTCACATATAATCTAACTTGCAGCAATTGCTGCGCACGGAGGCTACGATGAGCAGTGGAAAAATTCTCGCAGAACGAGTAGTTGGCCTGAGTGGTTGGAGCTTTCAAGCAGTAAAAATTACTGTTGACTGCTTTATGTCACCCGGGATGATGGTTGTTGCGGGTGAGTACGATAGTGCAGATGTCATTAGTAACAACACATTTGAAATTCAGAGGAGTGGGGCACGGCAAATCGAAGTGTCACTTGTGCTGCCGGGACAGGAACTGGGTGAATTGACTGTAACGTCTTGTTTGGATGAATACAGTCTTGTTCCCGGAAGGATTGAGCATTTACTGGCTCTCGGCGCTCAGCACCCAGATATTCAGCGAAAATTTCCTATCGTCGCGTTAGGCTCAAAAACTCGTACGGGAAAACCGCGGGTTGGCATGCTGAAAGCACAAGAGATCAAAAGGACTGTCTACCGGGAGTTTAAGTTAGTACATCGGAACATGGTTTTCCCGGCTTACAGTGCATTTTTGGCCATTCCAAAGCCATGATACGAGTAAAAATATGTGTATAACCGCAGTAGCCAGTGGCTAGTGCGGCTTTTTTAATGCGAATAATGTTATTGATTTTTTACACAAATATGGTATAATATGTTTTCAATGAAAAAAGTTCGACCAACAACATTTCATATCGTTTCGTTATTTCCTGATGCTGTTAAGGCATATGTAGGGGAATCTATCCTAAAACGAGCAATCGAAGACGGAAAAATCCGTGCTTTTTTCTATAACCCAAAAGAATTTGCTGATCGGTCAGCAATGGGACTCTATGAGCGTATTGATAAAAAGCCATATGGAGGAGGTCCTGGTATGGTAATTCAAGCTGAACCCATACTTCGTGCTGCAGCTGCTGCAAAGAAGAAATTTTCTAAGAAACGTGGTGATAAACCATTATATATTTTCTTCTCTCCACAAGGAAAACAGTTTTCTGCACCTGACGCACAAATAATTGCAAAAAAATACTCTGACATTGTCCTAATTTCAGGAAGGTACGAAGGAATTGATGCTCGGGTAAGAAAAATTCTCAAGTCAGTTTCATATTCAATTGGTCCGTATGTTTTAACTGGTGGTGAGGTTCCATCAATGATTGTTATTGATGCTGTTGCACGACAAATTGAAGGAGTTTTGGGTGACTTTAATTCTCTTGAAGATTCACGTGAAGCAAGTGATGAGGTGTACACCCGTCCAGAGGTCTTAAAAGTGGGTAAAAAAAGCTATAAAGTCCCTAAAGTTTTGCTTTCCGGAAACCATAAAAAAATTGAGGAGTGGAGAAAGGAGCATTAGCTCAAAATACGGGGAAAACTCGGGGTCTTTTCAATAGATTATTGCTATGATTAAGGAGTGAAATCGTATATTCGGATTGCGGCATTTTTAGTTGCAATTTTATTTGCAACCCATACACCTGTATACGCTGCAGATTCTATAGGAATCCGAGATGTTCTAAATGCTTCAATTGAAACAGTAGCTGAAAAAGTTTATTGTTTTTTTGCGCCATTATTTGGTGAAGAATATACGTGTGAAAAAGATCGAGTGCCCGGTGTTACAACTGGAATAATTGTTGACCCGGGAGAAGTGGTTGTTAAGTTGCCAACACAACAGGTTACTCCGGTTGAACCATATCCATTTGTTGTAACACCACAAGTACCTGAAATTGTTGAGCATTTTTATAATACTGAGACTGTTCAAATTATTCGTGAAGTTAGTGTTCCTGGAATTACACGTGAAGAAGTGTTGGCACAAATTGACGCTCGCTTTAATGAATTAACTACAGCTTCAACTTACAACTTATTAAACCGTCGCTTAGAATCACTTCGAGAAGATGTGGGAGACAGAATCTCTGATTTAAGTGGTGATATCAATAATTTGGAGGACGATCTAGAGAATATTGATTTCGATGTAGACCTCTCGGCAGCACTTGCTGTTACAGATACAAGTACTTCGTCCATTGCTGGACCGCTATCGCTTGCTCAATATATTTTGCTTGAGTCGGTTACGTCACCAGCTGATACAACTAATTCGTTATACAACGACGGGGGTGATTTGTACTGGCAGGGTACTTTACTTGCTGGGGGAATTGTTGGTACTTGGGACTCAAATGGCACTGATGTGTATCGATCAACAGGCAACGTCGGCATCGGCTCAAC
The Candidatus Paceibacterota bacterium genome window above contains:
- the rnr gene encoding ribonuclease R, whose protein sequence is MRGVITTINKGYGRIIPIEDGAEIPKGKLFQANDAVRITVMPEFVNTALPGDVIEYQLEPGSPVPQKRSPKVMERFAQVKSIIQRARIQHVGYTKEYEGKKIFVADDKRIYTFFYPTEDIALGKKVIARITKWENGMQPPMCEIIQVIGNKGDHNAEIQSLMIDKGIQAIFPPAVERDAAKINAEERTIPESERKTRRDFTKAVTFTIDPKDAKDFDDAISVEKLPVGKSEQNPSGEARYIIGIHIADVSFFVRSGTALDDEAQKRATSVYLVDRVIPMLPEVLSNDLCSLNPYEERRAFSAVFEMNENGEIFSRWFGRTAIVSKHRYSYEDAQEVIVNQAGQFAEEMGVLSRITRKLREQKMREGAIDFDTEEVKFILDENGSPLRVEKKTRFEAHRLIEDLMLLANKEVAKHISAAHKKLGASGMYRIHEGPTKEKMADLLLLYKALGYDLNVKLAEEDPRAIQQVLQKLEGKPEASLIKTATIRAMSKAIYATENTGHYGLAFQYYTHFTSPIRRYPDLEVHRLLQAVIDGKVSREHKDKARLMRIAEQSTLQEISAADAERASIKMKQVEYMSRFIGQEFTGVISGISEWGLYIEDAETKSEGMARLKDLTDDYYAVEERMMRAVGMNKKKTYSLGDKVIFRVVSANIEDRTLDYAIVKKLEE
- the rpsP gene encoding 30S ribosomal protein S16: MLKIRLQRTGRKHEPTFRVVLTESTNSTKSGRYQEVLGSHDPRHPDATVLKEDRIKHWIGQGAQVSGTLHNMLVSKGVIAGKKINVLPKKRPIVKEGAEAAAPAPVAPVAAEPETPAAE
- a CDS encoding KH domain-containing protein, which codes for MNPDQQFLEQVVKALVDNPGDVKIDRTVDEMGVLLTLSVNPGDMGKIIGRAGNTAKAIRTLLRVVGMKGNARVNLKINEPEGGSREHTMKSVDDAVSDLGM
- a CDS encoding tRNA (guanosine(37)-N1)-methyltransferase TrmD, giving the protein MKKVRPTTFHIVSLFPDAVKAYVGESILKRAIEDGKIRAFFYNPKEFADRSAMGLYERIDKKPYGGGPGMVIQAEPILRAAAAAKKKFSKKRGDKPLYIFFSPQGKQFSAPDAQIIAKKYSDIVLISGRYEGIDARVRKILKSVSYSIGPYVLTGGEVPSMIVIDAVARQIEGVLGDFNSLEDSREASDEVYTRPEVLKVGKKSYKVPKVLLSGNHKKIEEWRKEH